From a single Oceanobacillus kimchii X50 genomic region:
- the ytpR gene encoding YtpR family tRNA-binding protein — translation MDVFYNPNGIGDVLLIPIKDGNRYEIESTNYDNITRITSTDGELLGYNIFQASQVLDLPNANGALRLNEDLLEKIQELFIEKGIKDPLDFDLSPKFVVGYVTTKEPHENADKLSVCQVDVGTEKLQIVCGAPNVDAEQKVVVAKVGATMPSGMKIKASELRGVPSNGMICSQKELGIPNAPQEKGIYVLDDSFTVGEEFILS, via the coding sequence ATGGATGTATTTTATAATCCAAATGGAATTGGTGATGTACTACTTATTCCAATAAAAGATGGTAATCGATATGAAATAGAATCAACTAATTACGATAATATAACAAGAATCACTTCTACTGATGGAGAATTGCTTGGATATAATATTTTTCAAGCTTCTCAAGTATTGGATTTGCCGAATGCAAATGGTGCTTTGCGTTTAAACGAAGATTTGTTAGAAAAAATCCAGGAACTTTTTATTGAAAAAGGAATCAAAGACCCCCTTGATTTTGATTTGAGTCCGAAATTTGTAGTAGGGTATGTGACTACCAAAGAACCTCATGAGAATGCTGATAAACTAAGTGTGTGTCAAGTTGATGTCGGTACAGAGAAATTACAAATTGTTTGTGGTGCACCAAATGTTGATGCAGAACAAAAAGTAGTAGTTGCAAAAGTCGGTGCTACGATGCCAAGTGGAATGAAAATTAAGGCATCAGAACTCCGAGGAGTACCTTCAAACGGAATGATATGCTCCCAAAAAGAATTAGGAATCCCTAATGCACCTCAAGAAAAAGGTATTTATGTATTGGATGATTCTTTTACAGTGGGAGAAGAATTTATATTGTCTTAA
- a CDS encoding DUF1444 domain-containing protein has product MAKMTSIKMKRLLEDRLKNPDYRIVYKRDDDALRIEWRDSGQGMTVSLPNLITKYNNRGDIAIQEMEEHIIEALKIMNETHHLQGMEKHIFPVLRSPSFPIETKAGKKLIYKDHTAETRVFYALDLGKSYRLIDEELLMEEEWTAERIDEIASFNVRSLSHDVKKDQVADNDFYFLATQDGYDASRILNEAFLEEMKANAQGELTVAVPHQDVLIIADIKNKMGYDILAQMTMKFFAEGRIPITSLSFVYEDRKLEPIFILAKNKPENK; this is encoded by the coding sequence ATGGCTAAAATGACAAGTATAAAAATGAAACGACTCCTCGAAGATCGTTTGAAAAATCCGGATTATCGTATCGTATATAAACGAGATGACGATGCTCTTCGTATCGAATGGAGAGATTCTGGACAAGGGATGACCGTTTCACTTCCTAATCTTATTACCAAATACAATAATCGTGGTGATATTGCCATTCAAGAAATGGAAGAACACATTATAGAAGCTCTAAAGATAATGAATGAAACGCATCATTTACAAGGAATGGAAAAACACATTTTTCCCGTATTACGCTCACCTTCTTTTCCAATAGAAACAAAAGCTGGGAAGAAACTAATTTATAAGGATCACACTGCTGAGACTAGAGTTTTTTACGCATTAGACTTAGGGAAATCATATCGTCTTATAGATGAAGAATTATTAATGGAAGAAGAGTGGACTGCGGAACGGATAGATGAAATTGCTAGCTTTAATGTGCGTTCACTATCTCATGATGTGAAGAAAGACCAAGTGGCTGATAATGATTTTTATTTCTTAGCAACTCAGGATGGTTATGATGCTAGTCGTATTCTAAACGAGGCATTTTTAGAAGAGATGAAGGCAAATGCTCAAGGTGAGTTAACAGTTGCTGTTCCTCATCAAGATGTATTAATTATTGCTGACATAAAAAATAAAATGGGTTATGATATTTTAGCGCAGATGACAATGAAATTTTTTGCTGAAGGACGAATTCCGATAACATCACTTTCATTTGTGTATGAAGATAGAAAGTTGGAACCAATCTTTATCTTAGCGAAAAACAAACCAGAAAATAAATAG
- a CDS encoding thioredoxin family protein: protein METNYNASYDRCRKEVDDMNILETNDQFELYKQEGPVIFMFTAGWCPDCRIIEPILPEIEQQFNDYQFVEINRDDFIELCQSHDVYGIPSFLAFEKGKELGRFVSKDRKTKEEIEQFIRSLKE from the coding sequence ATTGAAACGAACTACAATGCAAGCTATGATAGGTGTAGAAAGGAAGTAGATGACATGAATATATTAGAAACGAACGATCAATTTGAATTATATAAACAAGAAGGTCCAGTTATTTTTATGTTTACTGCTGGATGGTGTCCAGATTGCAGAATAATAGAACCTATCTTACCGGAGATAGAACAACAATTTAATGATTATCAATTTGTAGAAATAAATCGTGATGACTTTATCGAATTATGTCAATCTCATGATGTCTATGGGATACCAAGCTTTCTAGCATTTGAAAAGGGGAAAGAACTTGGCAGATTTGTTAGTAAAGATAGAAAAACAAAAGAGGAAATTGAGCAATTTATTCGTAGCCTTAAAGAGTAG
- a CDS encoding YtoQ family protein, with protein MELTVYLAGQIHDNWREKVKEIAKSKKLPLHFVSPQTHHDRSDDIGEAIIGKQPSNLYRDDAASSINNFRTQVLLSKSDIVIALFGESYKQWNTAMDASSAITLGKPTIIVRPESLIHPLKEISNKANVTVETIEQALEVIAYIYE; from the coding sequence ATGGAATTAACGGTTTATTTAGCTGGACAAATTCATGATAATTGGAGAGAAAAAGTAAAAGAAATAGCAAAGTCGAAGAAATTACCTTTACATTTTGTATCTCCACAGACTCACCATGATCGATCCGATGATATTGGTGAAGCAATAATCGGTAAACAACCGAGTAATTTATATAGGGATGATGCAGCATCCAGTATTAATAATTTCCGTACACAAGTTCTTCTTTCCAAGTCTGATATTGTCATTGCTTTATTCGGAGAATCTTATAAGCAATGGAACACTGCAATGGACGCTAGCTCTGCAATAACATTAGGAAAACCAACCATTATTGTCCGTCCAGAATCTTTAATTCATCCCTTAAAGGAAATTTCTAATAAAGCAAATGTTACCGTCGAGACGATTGAACAAGCTTTAGAAGTTATTGCTTATATTTATGAATAA
- a CDS encoding DUF84 family protein, with translation MQIQVGSKNPTKIQAVKEMFPNIDVNGVQAESGVSEQPFSDEETRLGAITRAKHCAIKNPYTIGIGLEGGVMYMDNDLYLCNWGALVTPENDIITASGARIKIPKDIEEGLLKNVELGTLMDTYAERKDVSKKEGAIGIFTNQLITRQEMFRHVVTLLKGQWMLLNNYNK, from the coding sequence ATGCAAATTCAAGTAGGGTCAAAAAATCCAACAAAAATTCAAGCGGTAAAAGAAATGTTTCCAAATATAGATGTAAACGGAGTTCAAGCAGAATCAGGAGTGAGTGAACAACCTTTTTCTGATGAGGAAACTAGATTAGGAGCTATTACTAGAGCAAAACATTGTGCCATTAAGAATCCATATACAATTGGAATTGGTCTCGAAGGTGGAGTCATGTATATGGATAACGATTTGTACCTTTGCAATTGGGGAGCATTAGTTACTCCTGAAAATGATATCATTACAGCTAGCGGAGCGAGAATAAAAATACCTAAAGATATCGAAGAGGGTTTACTAAAAAATGTAGAACTTGGAACATTAATGGATACATATGCGGAAAGGAAGGATGTTAGCAAAAAAGAAGGAGCAATTGGTATTTTTACGAATCAACTGATTACAAGACAAGAGATGTTCCGTCATGTGGTCACTTTATTAAAAGGGCAATGGATGCTATTAAACAACTATAACAAATAA
- a CDS encoding M42 family metallopeptidase encodes MEKETLSLFKTLTELQGAPGNEHPIRAFMKDELGKYSDEVIQDNLGGTFGVKHGDGPRVMVAGHMDEVGFMVTQITENGMLRFQPLGGWWNQVMLAQRVQVMTANGPVIGVIGSIPPHLLTEAQRSKPMEIKNMLIDIGADDKEDVNKIGVKPGDSIVPITPFEPMANNKKILAKAWDNRYGCGLAIELLKELQNEELPNQLYSGATVQEEVGLRGAQVAANMIQPDVFYALDASPANDASGDKQAFGQLGKGALLRIFDRTMVTHKGMREYVLDTAESNNIPYQYFISQGGTDAGRVHLANDGVPSAVVGICSRYIHTSASIIHVDDYAAAKELLVKLVRGTDKSFVSQLKEI; translated from the coding sequence ATGGAAAAAGAAACGTTATCGCTTTTTAAAACGTTAACAGAATTACAAGGTGCACCTGGTAATGAACATCCAATACGTGCATTTATGAAAGATGAACTGGGAAAATATTCGGATGAAGTCATACAAGATAATCTAGGTGGAACATTTGGTGTGAAGCATGGTGATGGACCTAGAGTTATGGTGGCAGGTCATATGGATGAAGTTGGTTTTATGGTTACGCAAATTACAGAAAATGGCATGTTGCGCTTTCAACCACTTGGAGGCTGGTGGAATCAAGTTATGCTTGCACAAAGAGTTCAGGTTATGACTGCAAACGGACCAGTTATAGGTGTTATTGGATCCATACCGCCACATTTACTTACAGAAGCACAACGTAGCAAACCAATGGAAATTAAAAATATGCTAATTGATATTGGGGCGGACGATAAAGAAGATGTAAACAAGATAGGTGTAAAGCCCGGAGACAGTATCGTTCCTATTACACCTTTTGAACCGATGGCCAATAACAAAAAGATTTTAGCAAAAGCTTGGGATAATCGTTATGGCTGTGGACTAGCCATTGAATTGTTAAAAGAATTACAAAATGAGGAACTACCAAATCAATTATATTCTGGAGCAACAGTGCAGGAAGAGGTTGGTCTAAGAGGTGCACAAGTAGCTGCAAATATGATTCAACCTGATGTGTTCTATGCATTAGATGCATCTCCAGCAAATGATGCTTCTGGTGATAAACAAGCATTTGGTCAATTAGGAAAAGGTGCATTACTTCGTATATTCGACCGTACAATGGTAACACATAAAGGAATGCGAGAATATGTCCTGGATACTGCAGAAAGCAATAACATCCCATATCAGTATTTTATTTCTCAAGGTGGGACGGATGCAGGTCGTGTTCATCTCGCCAATGATGGTGTTCCATCGGCAGTAGTCGGTATTTGTTCACGTTATATTCACACATCTGCTTCTATTATTCATGTGGATGATTATGCAGCCGCAAAAGAATTGCTCGTAAAATTAGTACGAGGTACAGATAAATCTTTTGTATCACAATTAAAAGAAATTTAA
- a CDS encoding PepSY domain-containing protein translates to MSKKNVLLAAAVGVAIGYIAREQVSKQTKITPEKALNQAKEMFKRKGPISGSWIYMKPEEIEKNGLLYDVYRGGVTRNIDGDNKQYEFYVDIETGAVIDTKEAI, encoded by the coding sequence TTGAGCAAAAAAAACGTACTTCTTGCTGCAGCAGTTGGTGTTGCAATCGGTTATATAGCAAGAGAACAAGTTAGCAAACAAACAAAGATTACACCAGAGAAAGCACTAAATCAAGCCAAGGAAATGTTTAAACGTAAAGGTCCAATTAGTGGCTCCTGGATTTATATGAAGCCAGAAGAAATTGAAAAGAATGGTTTGTTATATGATGTCTACCGAGGGGGAGTAACCCGGAATATAGATGGCGATAACAAACAATATGAGTTTTATGTAGATATTGAAACTGGTGCCGTTATAGACACGAAAGAAGCTATTTAA
- a CDS encoding YtnP family quorum-quenching lactonase, with product METLEIGRAKLTWLNGGVTHLDGGAMFGVVPKSLWSKKYPANEKNQIELRTDPILLQLDGKNILIDSGIGINKLTEKQKRNFGVKEESRVESTLASLNLTVNDIAIILMTHLHYDHACGLTKPVKEGYESVFPHADIYVSQIEWDEMRHPNIRSINSYWEMNWKPITEQVIPFEEEIEILPGLSMIHTGGHSDGHSIIRFKDGDHTFTHMADIMPTNAHQNKLWVLAYDDYPIKSVHQKEKWMKICYKEKSWITFYHDAHYRAIKFNEHGEKMDQVERKWYSYD from the coding sequence GTGGAAACACTTGAAATAGGACGCGCTAAATTAACCTGGTTAAATGGAGGAGTAACACATTTAGATGGTGGAGCAATGTTTGGAGTTGTTCCAAAATCGCTATGGTCTAAAAAATATCCTGCTAATGAAAAGAATCAAATTGAGTTACGAACCGATCCGATTTTATTACAATTGGATGGAAAAAATATATTAATCGATTCTGGAATTGGAATAAACAAACTAACTGAAAAACAGAAACGAAATTTTGGGGTGAAGGAAGAATCGAGAGTTGAAAGTACCTTAGCTAGTTTAAATTTAACAGTTAATGATATAGCAATTATCTTAATGACACATTTGCATTATGATCATGCATGTGGATTGACGAAGCCTGTTAAAGAAGGATATGAGAGTGTATTCCCGCACGCAGACATATATGTGTCTCAAATAGAATGGGATGAAATGCGTCATCCAAATATTCGTTCGATAAATTCTTATTGGGAGATGAACTGGAAACCAATTACGGAACAAGTAATCCCTTTTGAAGAAGAGATTGAAATTCTACCTGGCTTATCGATGATACATACTGGTGGACATAGTGACGGTCATTCTATAATCCGATTTAAGGATGGGGATCATACATTTACACATATGGCGGATATTATGCCAACGAATGCACATCAAAATAAGTTATGGGTATTGGCGTATGATGATTATCCAATCAAATCTGTGCATCAAAAAGAAAAATGGATGAAAATTTGTTATAAAGAAAAATCTTGGATAACGTTTTATCATGATGCTCACTATAGAGCAATCAAATTCAATGAACATGGTGAAAAAATGGACCAAGTAGAAAGAAAATGGTATTCATACGATTAG
- a CDS encoding sodium:solute symporter family protein, which translates to MNTTMIWWGIVIYIIIAIVIAFLSRQGKQSNMTSYFLGDRKLGGFVSALSYSATTYSAFMLVGLAGLTYSGGVGALGFELIYLMGVSLVAFFGPRYWLVGKKYGYVTPSQMLGDRYQHRGVAITVAIFNGLFLIPYSAVQLAGIGYLLQGVSNQAITFSTGVIIATLLAIIFSYIAGIRSVAWTDSLQSLFMIIGSTLVVMFLVNKLGGITGFFNQLETHSPEMLTVPGNGYFNFWTFLGLTIPWFFFSISNPQVSQRLFMPSSLKSMRQMLIGFMLFGFIYTLVATMWGFTAFILNPGMENADLATPFVLSSDAIPSVLAVIVMIGIMAAAISTIDSILLTVSSLFAKDVYGNISKNSNDQAQLKVGKIIIPIIALLAFLFAELQLDLIAVLSVASSAGLIVVVPAIIGCFFWKRGTAAGVLSSVIIAGLLVCILEIFQLKPLGLASGLWGLLVSTVLFIIVSILTKAPKQKADEFIDYIKNEMKSVNS; encoded by the coding sequence ATGAATACGACAATGATTTGGTGGGGAATTGTTATTTATATAATTATTGCTATAGTTATTGCATTTCTCTCCCGACAAGGGAAACAATCCAATATGACCTCTTACTTTTTAGGAGACAGAAAATTAGGCGGTTTTGTTTCGGCACTAAGTTATAGTGCAACTACATATAGTGCTTTTATGTTAGTCGGACTAGCAGGTTTAACCTACAGTGGAGGTGTAGGGGCATTAGGATTTGAATTAATTTATTTAATGGGAGTTTCTCTAGTCGCTTTTTTCGGTCCTCGTTATTGGCTCGTTGGAAAGAAATACGGATATGTAACACCATCACAAATGCTCGGCGATCGCTATCAACATAGAGGTGTAGCCATTACGGTTGCTATTTTTAATGGGTTATTTCTAATCCCCTATAGCGCTGTACAATTAGCAGGTATTGGATATTTATTACAAGGTGTCTCGAATCAAGCAATCACATTTAGCACAGGAGTCATTATTGCAACACTTTTAGCTATTATCTTCTCATATATTGCTGGTATTCGTTCTGTTGCTTGGACAGACTCATTACAATCTTTATTTATGATTATCGGTTCTACACTAGTAGTTATGTTCTTAGTAAATAAATTGGGTGGTATCACTGGGTTCTTTAATCAATTAGAAACTCACAGTCCAGAGATGTTAACTGTTCCAGGTAATGGATATTTTAACTTTTGGACATTTTTAGGATTAACAATTCCTTGGTTTTTCTTTAGTATTTCCAATCCACAAGTTAGTCAGCGATTATTTATGCCTTCATCCTTAAAAAGCATGCGTCAAATGTTAATTGGCTTTATGCTATTTGGATTTATTTATACGCTTGTTGCAACTATGTGGGGGTTCACTGCTTTTATTTTAAACCCAGGAATGGAAAATGCGGATCTCGCAACACCATTTGTACTATCGTCGGATGCTATCCCTTCTGTATTAGCGGTCATAGTAATGATTGGTATTATGGCAGCAGCTATTTCAACCATTGACTCTATATTACTTACAGTGTCGTCTTTATTTGCAAAAGATGTTTATGGTAACATTTCAAAAAATAGCAATGATCAAGCTCAATTAAAAGTCGGAAAAATCATTATCCCTATTATTGCTCTTCTTGCATTTTTATTTGCAGAATTACAATTAGACCTCATCGCAGTATTATCAGTGGCATCTTCTGCAGGACTTATCGTAGTAGTTCCAGCAATTATAGGATGTTTCTTTTGGAAACGAGGCACTGCTGCAGGTGTTCTATCGAGTGTCATTATTGCTGGATTACTTGTGTGTATTCTAGAGATTTTCCAGTTAAAACCATTAGGATTAGCTTCTGGTCTATGGGGATTATTGGTATCGACCGTATTATTTATTATTGTCAGTATACTGACTAAGGCACCTAAGCAAAAAGCAGATGAATTTATAGATTATATCAAAAATGAAATGAAAAGTGTCAATTCCTAA
- a CDS encoding YndM family protein — translation MRYIGALFLKFLITLFTLWIVLGFIYGNLFSSIFLLSMIVATITYIGDLFILPKLSSQTAVIADFILYWAVLWLASIIIISEMNSIGIATLISAIALSLIEIYFHRYMLNDVIRQKKMGEIAYFPTHRFQTETSEEITPSNNNDDDSNKE, via the coding sequence ATGAGATATATTGGAGCACTTTTTTTGAAATTTTTAATTACATTATTCACTTTATGGATTGTTCTTGGTTTTATATATGGTAATTTATTCAGCTCTATTTTTCTACTAAGTATGATTGTTGCAACTATCACATACATTGGCGACTTGTTCATTTTACCAAAACTAAGTTCACAAACTGCTGTCATAGCTGATTTTATCTTATACTGGGCTGTACTTTGGTTAGCGAGTATAATCATAATCAGTGAAATGAATAGTATTGGTATAGCTACGCTTATATCTGCTATTGCTTTATCTTTAATCGAAATATACTTTCATCGTTATATGTTGAATGATGTCATTCGTCAGAAAAAGATGGGAGAAATCGCATACTTTCCCACACATCGTTTTCAAACTGAAACGAGTGAAGAAATAACTCCATCTAATAATAATGATGATGATAGCAATAAAGAATAA
- a CDS encoding FUSC family protein, with the protein MEFNIGPRMVKTGLAVALTLLITGLFDLQFEIIAAIATVLAMQPSIMRSFNYIKEVLLSNTVGVIFAVIGIVLLGSHPISVGAVVIIAIAINIKLGLNKTVSLTVLTIVSIMLASTGDHANMLYIVERVSLVAVGVISAFVINVIVNPPDHQKILFSMIKRASEKSNFLLRVIPSKTMSIPQVRDEEREIEKEINKARDYFDIITDERNRLFIRKRIDFLRNIIIYQHMIQVLRKKFTLIIELEKNLHEIEKIASGKSHLIKKLVSEINNYSENVFLMYEDRIVLDRDLQKETKNAMRVTINNLIEALQGSDYEKWHYVFPVANSIIELFYELDKLERFVRRKEQKQYGQ; encoded by the coding sequence ATGGAATTTAATATAGGACCGCGTATGGTTAAAACGGGCCTTGCCGTTGCGCTGACATTGCTTATCACAGGATTGTTTGATTTGCAATTTGAGATTATTGCCGCTATTGCTACGGTACTTGCAATGCAACCATCTATTATGCGGTCTTTTAACTACATTAAAGAAGTATTACTATCAAACACGGTAGGTGTTATCTTTGCAGTTATCGGCATTGTATTGTTAGGAAGTCATCCGATATCCGTTGGAGCGGTTGTGATTATTGCAATTGCAATTAACATTAAATTAGGTTTAAATAAAACGGTTAGTTTAACAGTTCTAACAATAGTCAGTATTATGCTGGCAAGTACGGGTGATCATGCAAATATGTTGTACATTGTAGAACGAGTTTCATTAGTAGCAGTCGGGGTAATATCCGCTTTTGTTATTAATGTCATCGTGAATCCACCAGATCATCAAAAAATATTGTTTAGTATGATTAAACGAGCGAGTGAAAAATCGAATTTTCTTCTTCGTGTTATCCCTAGTAAAACAATGAGTATTCCACAAGTAAGAGATGAGGAACGGGAAATAGAGAAGGAAATTAATAAAGCAAGAGATTATTTTGATATCATTACGGATGAAAGAAATCGCTTATTTATTCGTAAACGTATCGATTTTTTAAGAAACATTATAATTTATCAGCATATGATTCAAGTTTTAAGAAAGAAATTTACATTAATTATTGAATTAGAAAAGAATTTACATGAGATTGAAAAGATTGCTAGCGGAAAGTCACATCTAATAAAAAAATTAGTAAGTGAGATTAATAATTATAGTGAAAATGTATTTTTAATGTATGAAGATCGTATCGTATTGGATCGAGATTTACAAAAAGAAACAAAAAACGCAATGCGGGTAACGATTAATAACTTAATTGAGGCTCTTCAAGGTAGTGACTATGAAAAATGGCACTATGTCTTTCCTGTAGCTAATAGTATAATTGAACTGTTTTATGAACTGGATAAATTGGAGAGATTTGTACGACGGAAAGAACAAAAACAATATGGTCAGTAA
- a CDS encoding hydroxymethylglutaryl-CoA synthase, producing MKIGIDKIGFYAPHLYLDMNELAKERGVEPEKFTIGIGQEKMAVSPITQDTVTLAANAAAQILDDTDKQDIDMVIFGTESGIDHSKSAAVNVHQLLGLQPHARAIELKQACYGATAGIQMARGHIALNPNRKVLVLGSDIARYGLKTPGESTQGAGAVALLISAEPRIMEIEQESTYYTDDIMDFWRPVYSDTAFVDGKYSNEQYIAFFQKVWNSYKEQTDRSLEDFAAICFHLPYTKMGLKALRTVLDEVGEETQTRLKDQYQLSTQYNRNIGNIYTGSLYLSLLSLLENSEELKAGDKIGMYSYGSGAVGEFFSGILQEGFEKQLHHTEHNAMFEKRQKISVSEYEKIFEQQIPTDGSVAEWSTNEDPAEICLTGMQNHQRVYQVK from the coding sequence TTGAAGATAGGAATAGATAAAATTGGTTTTTATGCTCCACATTTATATTTAGATATGAATGAACTAGCAAAAGAGCGTGGAGTTGAACCAGAAAAATTTACAATAGGTATTGGCCAAGAAAAAATGGCAGTGTCGCCCATTACACAAGATACAGTTACGTTAGCTGCGAATGCAGCGGCACAAATATTAGACGATACTGATAAACAAGATATTGATATGGTTATTTTTGGTACAGAATCAGGTATTGATCATTCCAAATCAGCTGCAGTAAATGTACATCAGTTATTGGGATTGCAACCACATGCACGAGCTATTGAATTGAAACAAGCTTGTTATGGTGCAACAGCAGGTATTCAGATGGCAAGAGGACATATAGCTTTAAACCCAAATCGAAAAGTATTAGTATTAGGATCGGATATTGCACGATATGGATTAAAGACTCCTGGAGAATCGACACAAGGAGCCGGTGCAGTTGCGCTATTAATTTCTGCTGAGCCAAGAATAATGGAAATTGAACAAGAAAGTACCTATTATACTGACGATATTATGGATTTCTGGAGACCTGTGTACTCGGATACAGCATTTGTTGATGGAAAGTACTCCAACGAACAGTATATTGCATTTTTTCAAAAAGTATGGAATTCATACAAAGAGCAAACAGACCGCAGCTTAGAAGATTTTGCAGCAATTTGTTTTCATTTACCTTATACGAAAATGGGATTGAAAGCTTTGCGTACAGTATTGGATGAGGTTGGGGAAGAAACTCAAACGCGTTTGAAGGACCAATATCAATTAAGTACCCAATATAATCGCAATATAGGAAATATCTATACAGGTTCACTTTATTTGAGTCTACTCTCATTATTGGAAAACAGTGAGGAATTAAAAGCTGGCGATAAAATTGGAATGTATAGTTATGGTTCTGGTGCTGTGGGAGAATTTTTCTCTGGTATATTACAAGAAGGTTTTGAAAAACAACTACACCATACAGAACATAATGCTATGTTTGAAAAACGCCAAAAAATATCTGTTTCCGAATATGAAAAAATCTTTGAACAACAAATCCCAACAGATGGTTCAGTCGCTGAATGGTCAACAAATGAAGACCCAGCTGAAATTTGTCTGACAGGAATGCAAAATCATCAACGCGTATATCAAGTGAAATAA
- a CDS encoding ribonuclease H family protein, with translation MMIGGDKVNIRLAYMYRAGKEMEINFLSDEMRIEDSVIIAEKLEKERSVQNLYAIDDLDRTWTIKELKRLVAQVEEEPHHILVYFDGGYDRNDLIAGVGVVIYFEKNNKYFRHRKNVKLEQLDNNNEAEYAGLYHSLEILEEMGATNQSITFKGDSMVVIHQLNEEWPCYEENLQRWIERIEIKVEQLGIQPDYQVISRKNNKEADHLATQAIQGIQIESTLEINKRK, from the coding sequence ATGATGATTGGTGGGGATAAAGTGAATATACGGTTAGCATATATGTATCGAGCTGGAAAAGAAATGGAGATAAATTTCCTGTCAGATGAAATGCGTATAGAAGATAGCGTTATAATTGCAGAGAAGTTAGAAAAAGAGCGGTCCGTTCAAAATTTATATGCAATAGACGACCTTGACCGAACTTGGACGATCAAAGAATTAAAACGTCTAGTAGCCCAAGTGGAAGAGGAGCCACATCATATTTTGGTTTATTTTGATGGGGGCTATGATAGAAATGATTTGATTGCAGGTGTTGGAGTAGTTATTTATTTTGAAAAGAACAATAAATACTTTCGACATAGAAAGAACGTAAAATTAGAGCAGTTAGATAACAATAATGAAGCGGAATATGCCGGATTATATCATAGTTTAGAGATACTCGAGGAAATGGGGGCTACAAATCAGTCGATTACTTTTAAAGGAGACTCTATGGTAGTTATTCATCAGTTGAATGAAGAGTGGCCTTGTTATGAAGAGAATCTTCAAAGATGGATAGAACGTATTGAAATTAAAGTAGAACAACTTGGAATTCAACCTGATTATCAAGTTATATCAAGAAAGAATAATAAGGAAGCTGATCATTTAGCGACACAAGCAATTCAAGGTATACAAATTGAAAGTACATTGGAAATTAACAAAAGAAAATAA